From Hermetia illucens chromosome 6, iHerIll2.2.curated.20191125, whole genome shotgun sequence, one genomic window encodes:
- the LOC119660173 gene encoding zinc finger protein 182-like isoform X1 codes for MTSNNFSYNVEMVKELESCAEGLHLRTTCRTCCSTFSSEEPFTYLFDTASPAIDTSQNISEEVISFNLDITKDDGLPQQICLDCTQTFIAIKEFRERCKKVQELLFAYFRTQETLSVKTMELDSTVAVCKVESDTSDDSFCSENANEDCEYNDPSVENAEEQNPNENFYPPEHFCANIKTEVSIDEEGVSTYDLNSKPLCANCHKEFDNYEQLSTHYETCSTHSENLNFTDSNDGKDPTEIKFPCTICGNEFTDELEFVNHLQAHASNNLIACNRCGRNFSCPRALKKHFLRMHERSDHECSICKEKFTNEHRFKYHMRTHDPSKLFHCTVCGKSFMAVHHLKAHDLMHKDIRPFSCDTCDKKYRDKRSLETHMRKHSGERPYVCHICKKDFAIRTSYVLHVRKHEHAFKEMEENGGDVQLRGQDLSTLQAFPYKCSICSQGFKVAYSLAAHFDKHSEVRGFDCEECGKAFKNRPSLKQHVRLVHLKIKKYFCEFCRKKFTLPEELKSHKLIHRDEKPFKCEVCGKCFRRKNGHVAHMRVHNGDIYTCEICGKSCKSHSRLSDHIMTHTSAERQEVQRRIEEAAFKKLPLEVSCSSNVIKDIKIDPDLTE; via the exons ATGACAAGTAACAATTTTTCCTATAACGTGGAAATGGTCAAAGAACTGGAAAGTTGTGCTGAG GGGTTACATTTGAGAACAACTTGTCGAACTTGCTGTTCAACGTTCTCTAGCGAGGAACCGTTTACATACCTATTTGATACTGCATCACCAGCGATCGATACTAGTCAAAACATTAGCGAAGAAgtcatttcttttaatttagat ATTACCAAAGATGATGgcctgccccaacaaatatgcttagATTGCACCCAGACATTCATTGCTATTAAAGAATTCCGCGAGAGGTGTAAGAAAGTACAAGAATTGCTATTCGCTTATTTCAGGACTCAAGAAACTCTTTCTGTCAAAACAATGGAGCTCGACAGCACAGTAGCTGTTTGCAAAGTTGAGAGTGATACATCG GATGACAGCTTTTGTTCTGAGAACGCAAATGAGGATTGCGAGTACAACGATCCCAGCGTAGAAAACGCTGAAGAGCAGAATCCCAATGAGAATTTTTACCCGCCTGAGCACTTTTGTGCCAATATTAAGACTGAAGTTTCAATT GATGAAGAAGGTGTGTCCACTTACGACTTGAATAGTAAACCTTTATGTGCAAACTGCCATAAGGAATTTGACAACTATGAGCAACTTTCCACACATTACGAAACTTGCTCCACGCATTCCGAAAACTTAAACTTTACTGACAGCAATGATGGCAAAGACCCAACAGAAATAAAGTTCCCTTGCACGATTTGTGGCAATGAGTTCACAGACGAATTAGAATTTGTAAATCATTTACAAGCTCATGCCTCAAATAATCTAATCGCTTGTAATAGGTGTGGCCGAAATTTCAGTTGTCCGCGAGCTTTAAAGAAGCATTTTTTACGTATGCACGAGAGATCTGATCACGAGTGTTCGATTTGCAAGGAAAAGTTCACGAATGAACATCGATTCAAGTATCACATGCGAACGCATGACCCTAGCAAGCTCTTTCATTGCACAgtttgcggcaaatcattcatgGCCGTGCATCACTTGAAAGCTCACGACCTCATGCATAAGGACATTCGACCGTTTTCTTGCGATACTTGCGACAAGAAGTACAGAGACAAGAGAAGTTTGGAAACGCACATGCGAAAACATAGTGGGGAGCGTCCTTATGTATGCCATATCTGTAAGAAAG ACTTTGCCATTCGGACTTCATATGTCCTGCATGTACGAAAGCATGAACATGCTTTCAAAGAGATGGAGGAGAATGGAGGTGATGTACAGCTTCGCGGACAGGACCTATCCACATTGCAAGCATTCCCTTATAAGTGTTCCATATGCTCTCAGGGATTCAAGGTGGCCTATTCGTTGGCGGCCCACTTTGATAAACATTCGGAAGTTCGCGGATTTGATTGTGAAGAATGCGGGAAAGCCTTCAAAAATCGACCGAGTTTGAAACAACACGTGAGACTGGTTCATCTAAAGATCAAAAAGTATTTTTGCGAATTCTGTAGAAAGAAATTCACATTACCAGAGGAGTTGAAATCGCATAAACTTATTCATCGTG ATGAAAAGCCATTTAAATGCGAAGTGTGTGGGAAATGCTTCAGACGTAAAAACGGACATGTAGCGCACATGCGAGTGCATAATGGCGATATCTATACTTGCGAAATCTGCGGCAAGAGCTGCAAATCTCATTCGCGATTATCAG ATCATATTATGACTCATACCAGTGCCGAACGACAGGAGGTCCAGAGACGCATTGAAGAAGCTGCTTTTAAAAAACTACCGCTTGAAGTTTCTTGTAGTTCGAATGTAATtaaagatataaaaattgacCCAGACCTCACGGAATAG
- the LOC119660173 gene encoding gastrula zinc finger protein XlCGF46.1-like isoform X2 — protein MELDSTVAVCKVESDTSDDSFCSENANEDCEYNDPSVENAEEQNPNENFYPPEHFCANIKTEVSIDEEGVSTYDLNSKPLCANCHKEFDNYEQLSTHYETCSTHSENLNFTDSNDGKDPTEIKFPCTICGNEFTDELEFVNHLQAHASNNLIACNRCGRNFSCPRALKKHFLRMHERSDHECSICKEKFTNEHRFKYHMRTHDPSKLFHCTVCGKSFMAVHHLKAHDLMHKDIRPFSCDTCDKKYRDKRSLETHMRKHSGERPYVCHICKKDFAIRTSYVLHVRKHEHAFKEMEENGGDVQLRGQDLSTLQAFPYKCSICSQGFKVAYSLAAHFDKHSEVRGFDCEECGKAFKNRPSLKQHVRLVHLKIKKYFCEFCRKKFTLPEELKSHKLIHRDEKPFKCEVCGKCFRRKNGHVAHMRVHNGDIYTCEICGKSCKSHSRLSDHIMTHTSAERQEVQRRIEEAAFKKLPLEVSCSSNVIKDIKIDPDLTE, from the exons ATGGAGCTCGACAGCACAGTAGCTGTTTGCAAAGTTGAGAGTGATACATCG GATGACAGCTTTTGTTCTGAGAACGCAAATGAGGATTGCGAGTACAACGATCCCAGCGTAGAAAACGCTGAAGAGCAGAATCCCAATGAGAATTTTTACCCGCCTGAGCACTTTTGTGCCAATATTAAGACTGAAGTTTCAATT GATGAAGAAGGTGTGTCCACTTACGACTTGAATAGTAAACCTTTATGTGCAAACTGCCATAAGGAATTTGACAACTATGAGCAACTTTCCACACATTACGAAACTTGCTCCACGCATTCCGAAAACTTAAACTTTACTGACAGCAATGATGGCAAAGACCCAACAGAAATAAAGTTCCCTTGCACGATTTGTGGCAATGAGTTCACAGACGAATTAGAATTTGTAAATCATTTACAAGCTCATGCCTCAAATAATCTAATCGCTTGTAATAGGTGTGGCCGAAATTTCAGTTGTCCGCGAGCTTTAAAGAAGCATTTTTTACGTATGCACGAGAGATCTGATCACGAGTGTTCGATTTGCAAGGAAAAGTTCACGAATGAACATCGATTCAAGTATCACATGCGAACGCATGACCCTAGCAAGCTCTTTCATTGCACAgtttgcggcaaatcattcatgGCCGTGCATCACTTGAAAGCTCACGACCTCATGCATAAGGACATTCGACCGTTTTCTTGCGATACTTGCGACAAGAAGTACAGAGACAAGAGAAGTTTGGAAACGCACATGCGAAAACATAGTGGGGAGCGTCCTTATGTATGCCATATCTGTAAGAAAG ACTTTGCCATTCGGACTTCATATGTCCTGCATGTACGAAAGCATGAACATGCTTTCAAAGAGATGGAGGAGAATGGAGGTGATGTACAGCTTCGCGGACAGGACCTATCCACATTGCAAGCATTCCCTTATAAGTGTTCCATATGCTCTCAGGGATTCAAGGTGGCCTATTCGTTGGCGGCCCACTTTGATAAACATTCGGAAGTTCGCGGATTTGATTGTGAAGAATGCGGGAAAGCCTTCAAAAATCGACCGAGTTTGAAACAACACGTGAGACTGGTTCATCTAAAGATCAAAAAGTATTTTTGCGAATTCTGTAGAAAGAAATTCACATTACCAGAGGAGTTGAAATCGCATAAACTTATTCATCGTG ATGAAAAGCCATTTAAATGCGAAGTGTGTGGGAAATGCTTCAGACGTAAAAACGGACATGTAGCGCACATGCGAGTGCATAATGGCGATATCTATACTTGCGAAATCTGCGGCAAGAGCTGCAAATCTCATTCGCGATTATCAG ATCATATTATGACTCATACCAGTGCCGAACGACAGGAGGTCCAGAGACGCATTGAAGAAGCTGCTTTTAAAAAACTACCGCTTGAAGTTTCTTGTAGTTCGAATGTAATtaaagatataaaaattgacCCAGACCTCACGGAATAG